From Bradyrhizobium sp. AZCC 1610:
TCGACCGGACCGAGCTCGACGACTTCGCCCAGATACATCACCAGCACGCGATCACTGATGTAGCGCACCACGTTTAGATCGTGGCTGATGAATAGGTACGTGAGGCCGAACTCGCGCTTGAGATCAGCGAGCAGGTTGAGCACCTGGGCCTCGACCGATTTGTCCAGCGCCGACACTGCCTCGTCGAGGATCACGAGCCGCGGCGACAGCGCCAGCGCGCGTGCGATGTTCACGCGCTGGCGCTGGCCGCCGGAAATCTCGTGCGGGTAGCGGTTGGCGAAGGTTTCGGGCCTTAAGCCCACCTTGCCGAGCAGCTCGCGCGCCAGCATCCGCGCGGCGCCATCCGCCATGCCGTGAACCTTGGGGCCGAACGCGATAGAGTCCTCGATGGTGAGGCGCGGGTTGAGCGAGGCATAGCTGTCCTGAAACACCATCTGCATGCCGCGGCGCAATTCGCGCAGCGACAGCGCACGGCCGACCTGCAGACCGTCATAGATGATATCTCCGGCATCGCGTTTCATCAGGTGCATCAACAACCGAGCGGTGGTCGACTTGCCGCAGCCGGACTCGCCGACGATGCCGACGGTTTCGCCCTTGGCGATGGAGAAGGACACATCATCGACCGCGCGCACGGTTTTACGAGGGCTGAACAAGTCACCCCGCACCGGGAAATGTTTGGTCAAGCCCACGACCTGCAACAGCGGCTGCGCCGCGCCGCCGACGTCCTCGACCGGTTCCAATAATTCCACTGACGGGCTTGTCTTACTCATGGTCAGTTCCTGATGTCCATGGCGCTGCGCATGCCGTCGCTGAGCAGGTTGAAG
This genomic window contains:
- a CDS encoding ABC transporter ATP-binding protein, translated to MSKTSPSVELLEPVEDVGGAAQPLLQVVGLTKHFPVRGDLFSPRKTVRAVDDVSFSIAKGETVGIVGESGCGKSTTARLLMHLMKRDAGDIIYDGLQVGRALSLRELRRGMQMVFQDSYASLNPRLTIEDSIAFGPKVHGMADGAARMLARELLGKVGLRPETFANRYPHEISGGQRQRVNIARALALSPRLVILDEAVSALDKSVEAQVLNLLADLKREFGLTYLFISHDLNVVRYISDRVLVMYLGEVVELGPVDKVWDAPAHPYTQALLAAMPSSDPDNRTETPPISGDPPNPIDPPSGCRFHTRCPFAEPLCANATPKLSDLDTMGHQAACYMAIAGSGHSRAPAKENNKDEKGATAA